Proteins encoded in a region of the Zea mays cultivar B73 chromosome 4, Zm-B73-REFERENCE-NAM-5.0, whole genome shotgun sequence genome:
- the LOC100285828 gene encoding ATP binding protein, protein MGKARHAAKLSLALIPKTKLRSHAASPSTQPPSAHPPANPTKPGKNPHGSSKNFTAVAPVAAVHEERKPIRTPADLAAAIRAAADADIDAAAALALSAPPDVPLPTHSLALLLRRLFTTRSVAAARSLLDKLHPSGEDGCPRPNPAPRGALLALADAVCRRGEPREISRVLPVLRDHGVRADAHLYNALMKANVAADDPGAVLRVFRQMRSDGVDPDLVTYNTLIFGLARAGMVAKARAFLDAMAAEGHLPDVVTYTSLMNGMCVKGDALGALKLLEEMQGKGCQPNERTYSTLLMGLCKNKKLDKAVEVYKSMAAAGTKLESPAYASFVRALCRSGSVADAYEVFDYAIQTKSFAEVTAYSELENSLKWLRRMSS, encoded by the coding sequence ATGGGGAAGGCGCGGCACGCCGCGAAGCTCTCCCTCGCCCTCATCCCCAAAACAAAGCTTAGATCCCATGCCGCTTCTCCCTCCACGCAGCCGCCGTCTGCTCATCCGCCCGCCAATCCTACCAAGCCCGGCAAGAACCCCCACGGGAGCTCCAAAAACTTCACAGCCGTGGCCCCCGTGGCGGCCGTGCACGAGGAGCGGAAGCCCATCCGGACGCCGGCCGACCTCGCGGCCGCCATCCGCGCGGCGGCGGACGCCGACATCGACGCGGCGGCCGCACTGGCCCTGTCCGCGCCCCCGGACGTGCCGCTACCGACACACTCCCTCGCGCTCCTGCTCCGCCGTCTGTTCACCACCCGCTCCGTCGCCGCCGCGCGGAGCCTCCTCGACAAGCTCCACCCCTCCGGCGAGGACGGCTGCCCGCGCCCCAACCCGGCCCCGCGCGGGGCGCTGCTGGCGCTCGCGGACGCCGTGTGCCGCCGCGGCGAGCCGCGCGAGATCTCCCGCGTCCTCCCGGTTCTCAGGGACCACGGCGTCCGCGCCGACGCGCACCTCTACAACGCGCTGATGAAGGCGAACGTCGCGGCGGACGACCCCGGGGCCGTCCTCAGGGTGTTCCGGCAGATGAGGAGCGACGGCGTGGACCCCGACCTCGTCACCTACAACACGCTCATCTTCGGGCTCGCGCGCGCCGGGATGGTCGCCAAGGCCAGGGCTTTCCTCGACGCCATGGCCGCGGAGGGCCACCTCCCCGACGTCGTCACCTACACCTCGCTCATGAACGGGATGTGCGTCAAGGGCGACGCGCTCGGGGCGCTGAAGCTGCTCGAGGAGATGCAGGGCAAGGGGTGCCAGCCCAACGAGCGCACCTACAGCACGCTGCTCATGGGCCTCTGCAAGAACAAGAAGCTGGACAAGGCCGTCGAGGTGTACAAGTCCATGGCGGCGGCTGGGACGAAGCTCGAGTCGCCAGCGTACGCCTCCTTCGTCAGGGCGCTGTGCCGATCGGGCAGCGTCGCGGACGCGTATGAGGTGTTTGATTATGCGATCCAGACCAAGAGTTTCGCCGAGGTGACGGCGTATTCTGAGCTCGAGAACTCCCTCAAGTGGCTGCGCAGGATGAGTTCATGA
- the LOC103654971 gene encoding uncharacterized protein isoform X2, translating to MKPGGGGGGGNGVTATTTAIPPDDLRSRRRLAALLAPLLLFLAAALSFPSTLHLAAVPLPTPPMTTVPRRTTPPRVAVCLVGGARRFELTGPSIARHVLRGGAFAVPADRRDAGQAAATTSVDVDVFLHAPLDADAYKLPLLLAPAAGAGGGSGTTSRNSNNVVSLAAVRVFRPVYLDETTPAARAQVLTADNSPNGIQGLLQYFRLVEGCLDMIRDRESRGNFTYAAVLRTRLDGFWTAPFRLDDDDQLLSGSAYVVPEGSRFGGLNDRLGYGGRRATEAALARLSALPRLAAAGHAGLNSEAAFAAQLELSGVAARERRLPFCVLSDRAYAFPPAPGYGVPVAALGSAGPLSGAKCRPCRPACAGACAQRSVARLEPAWSWTGGALELCDASGPWEPGWEALFDAAAGRDAARARRAVARMGAGECVARMEAFRALADRWDAPSPAEMCRIGLRSRSSASSAPPATVSSSDSSAHWHVPSLPRQSRQP from the exons ATGaagcccggcggcggcggcggcggcggcaacggCGTGACCGCGACGACGACGGCGATCCCGCCGGACGACCTCCGCTCGCGGCGCCGCCTGGCCGCGCTGCTGGCGCCACTCCTGCTCTTCCTGGCGGCCGCGCTCTCCTTCCCCTCCACGCTCCACCTGGCCGCCGTCCCGCTCCCAACGCCGCCGATGACGACGGTGCCGCGCCGGACCACGCCCCCGCGGGTCGCCGTCTGCCTCGTGGGCGGCGCGCGGCGGTTCGAGCTCACGGGGCCCTCCATCGCGCGCCACGTCCTGCGCGGCGGCGCGTTCGCGGTCCCCGCGGACCGCCGCGACGCCGGCCAGGCGGCCGCCACCACCTCGGTGGACGTGGACGTGTTCCTGCACGCTCCGCTGGACGCCGACGCGTACAAGCTGCCCCTCCTCCTGGCGCCTGCAGCGGGGgcgggcggcggcagcggcaccACCAGCAGGAATAGCAACAACGTCGTCAGCCTCGCCGCCGTGCGCGTGTTCCGGCCGGTGTACCTCGATGAGACGACGCCGGCGGCGCGCGCGCAGGTGCTCACCGCCGACAACTCGCCCAACGGCATCCAG GGCCTGCTGCAGTACTTCCGTCTGGTGGAAGGGTGCCTGGACATGATCCGCGACCGCGAGTCGCGAGGCAACTTCACCTACGCCGCCGTGCTGCGCACCCGCCTGGACGGCTTCTGGACGGCGCCGTTCCGCCTCGACGACGACGACCAACTCCTGTCCGGGTCCGCCTACGTCGTCCCGGAGGGCTCGCGCTTCGGCGGGCTCAACGACCGGCTGGGCTACGGCGGGCGGCGCGCCACGGAGGCGGCGCTGGCCCGGCTGTCGGCGCTCCCGCGGCTGGCCGCCGCCGGCCACGCGGGGCTGAACTCGGAGGCGGCGTTCGCGGCGCAGCTGGAGCTGTCGGGCGTGGCGGCCCGCGAGCGGCGCCTCCCGTTCTGCGTCCTCAGCGACCGCGCCTACGCGTTCCCGCCGGCGCCCGGGTACGGCGTGCCCGTGGCGGCGCTGGGCAGCGCCGGCCCGCTCAGCGGCGCCAAGTGCCGGCCGTGCCGCCCCGCCTGCGCCGGCGCGTGCGCCCAGCGCAGCGTCGCGCggctcgagcccgcgtggagcTGGACCGGCGGCGCCCTGGAGCTGTGCGACGCGTCGGGCCCCTGGGAGCCGGGGTGGGAGGCGCTGTTCGACGCCGCCGCCGGCCGCGACGCCGCCAGGGCCAGGCGGGCCGTGGCGCGGATGGGCGCCGGAGAGTGCGTCGCCCGGATGGAGGCGTTCAGGGCCCTCGCGGACCGGTGGGACGCGCCCAGCCCCGCCGAGATGTGCCGGATCGGGCTCCGATCCCGGTCGTCGGCGTCGTCGGCGCCGCCTGCGACGGTCAGTAGTAGTGACAGCAGTGCCCACTGGCACGTACCGTCGTtgccgaggcagagcaggcaaccATGA
- the LOC103654971 gene encoding uncharacterized protein isoform X1 has translation MKPGGGGGGGNGVTATTTAIPPDDLRSRRRLAALLAPLLLFLAAALSFPSTLHLAAVPLPTPPMTTVPRRTTPPRVAVCLVGGARRFELTGPSIARHVLRGGAFAVPADRRDAGQAAATTSVDVDVFLHAPLDADAYKLPLLLAPAAGAGGGSGTTSRNSNNVVSLAAVRVFRPVYLDETTPAARAQVLTADNSPNGIQQGLLQYFRLVEGCLDMIRDRESRGNFTYAAVLRTRLDGFWTAPFRLDDDDQLLSGSAYVVPEGSRFGGLNDRLGYGGRRATEAALARLSALPRLAAAGHAGLNSEAAFAAQLELSGVAARERRLPFCVLSDRAYAFPPAPGYGVPVAALGSAGPLSGAKCRPCRPACAGACAQRSVARLEPAWSWTGGALELCDASGPWEPGWEALFDAAAGRDAARARRAVARMGAGECVARMEAFRALADRWDAPSPAEMCRIGLRSRSSASSAPPATVSSSDSSAHWHVPSLPRQSRQP, from the exons ATGaagcccggcggcggcggcggcggcggcaacggCGTGACCGCGACGACGACGGCGATCCCGCCGGACGACCTCCGCTCGCGGCGCCGCCTGGCCGCGCTGCTGGCGCCACTCCTGCTCTTCCTGGCGGCCGCGCTCTCCTTCCCCTCCACGCTCCACCTGGCCGCCGTCCCGCTCCCAACGCCGCCGATGACGACGGTGCCGCGCCGGACCACGCCCCCGCGGGTCGCCGTCTGCCTCGTGGGCGGCGCGCGGCGGTTCGAGCTCACGGGGCCCTCCATCGCGCGCCACGTCCTGCGCGGCGGCGCGTTCGCGGTCCCCGCGGACCGCCGCGACGCCGGCCAGGCGGCCGCCACCACCTCGGTGGACGTGGACGTGTTCCTGCACGCTCCGCTGGACGCCGACGCGTACAAGCTGCCCCTCCTCCTGGCGCCTGCAGCGGGGgcgggcggcggcagcggcaccACCAGCAGGAATAGCAACAACGTCGTCAGCCTCGCCGCCGTGCGCGTGTTCCGGCCGGTGTACCTCGATGAGACGACGCCGGCGGCGCGCGCGCAGGTGCTCACCGCCGACAACTCGCCCAACGGCATCCAG CAGGGCCTGCTGCAGTACTTCCGTCTGGTGGAAGGGTGCCTGGACATGATCCGCGACCGCGAGTCGCGAGGCAACTTCACCTACGCCGCCGTGCTGCGCACCCGCCTGGACGGCTTCTGGACGGCGCCGTTCCGCCTCGACGACGACGACCAACTCCTGTCCGGGTCCGCCTACGTCGTCCCGGAGGGCTCGCGCTTCGGCGGGCTCAACGACCGGCTGGGCTACGGCGGGCGGCGCGCCACGGAGGCGGCGCTGGCCCGGCTGTCGGCGCTCCCGCGGCTGGCCGCCGCCGGCCACGCGGGGCTGAACTCGGAGGCGGCGTTCGCGGCGCAGCTGGAGCTGTCGGGCGTGGCGGCCCGCGAGCGGCGCCTCCCGTTCTGCGTCCTCAGCGACCGCGCCTACGCGTTCCCGCCGGCGCCCGGGTACGGCGTGCCCGTGGCGGCGCTGGGCAGCGCCGGCCCGCTCAGCGGCGCCAAGTGCCGGCCGTGCCGCCCCGCCTGCGCCGGCGCGTGCGCCCAGCGCAGCGTCGCGCggctcgagcccgcgtggagcTGGACCGGCGGCGCCCTGGAGCTGTGCGACGCGTCGGGCCCCTGGGAGCCGGGGTGGGAGGCGCTGTTCGACGCCGCCGCCGGCCGCGACGCCGCCAGGGCCAGGCGGGCCGTGGCGCGGATGGGCGCCGGAGAGTGCGTCGCCCGGATGGAGGCGTTCAGGGCCCTCGCGGACCGGTGGGACGCGCCCAGCCCCGCCGAGATGTGCCGGATCGGGCTCCGATCCCGGTCGTCGGCGTCGTCGGCGCCGCCTGCGACGGTCAGTAGTAGTGACAGCAGTGCCCACTGGCACGTACCGTCGTtgccgaggcagagcaggcaaccATGA
- the LOC100383816 gene encoding uncharacterized protein LOC100383816 precursor, whose product MSAAYPRLLLCLLTLALALAGVAAGKISAPRTPISRDIYHSSDSLLREIKALVARHSSKLSMDTIKTSNKGYSAELFVVTFNHVKERMDNGSKVHILLSFGQHGRELITSEVALRLLYVLTEKPKIAGVDISSFEKLLENLVIKVVPMENMNGRKRVEEGELCDRRNGRGVDLNRNWSVDWGKKEKDYDPYEENPGIAPFSEPEAQIMRELSRSFKPHIWVNVHSGMEALFMPYDHKNTTPNGASAHSMRSVLENLNRRHFQDSCLVGSGGGSVGYLAHGTTTDYMYDIAKVPMPFTFEIYGDEKASSDDCFKMFNPVDKKTFDRVVNKWCMAFLILFEEGLRNLRDAQIVSQGTLENWVPIGGDIVEINVERKSSIRERRKLEGLDLGMQELRTYFRLFLLSTFLLMFMFCARISKNRNRDSGNLFDP is encoded by the exons ATGTCCGCCGCATACCCTCGTCTCCTCCTCTGTCTCCTGACCCTAGCCCTGGCTCTCGCAGGGGTCGCCGCGGGCAAGATCTCGGCCCCCCGCACCCCGATCTCGCGCGACATCTACCACTCCAG tgaCTCTCTTCTGCGTGAAATCAAGGCTTTGGTTGCTCGGCATTCCAGCAAATTGAGT ATGGACACTATCAAAACAAGCAACAAAGGCTATTCTGCAGAGCTGTTTGTAGTTACATTTAATCATGTGAAGGAGCGCATGGATAATGGCTCAAAAGTTCATATCCTTCTG AGCTTTGGGCAGCATGGCAGAGAACTTATCACCTCCGAAGTTGCATTACGTCTTCTCTATGTTTTAACGGAGAAGCCCAAGATCGCTGGTGTGGATATTTCATCCTTTGAGAAACTGCTGGAGAACCTTGTGATCAAA GTTGTGCCGATGGAAAATATGAATGGTCGCAAACGTGTCGAAGAAGGGGAGCTTTGTGATAGGAGAAATG GAAGAGGAGTTGATCTCAACAGAAATTGGAGTGTTGACTGGGGAAAGAAAGAAAAA GACTACGACCCATACGAGGAGAATCCTGGTATTGCTCCTTTTAGCGAACCTGAGGCCCAGATCATGAGGGAATTATCAAGGTCGTTTAAACCTCATATTTGGGTGAACGTGCATTCTGGAATGGAG GCCTTATTTATGCCATATGATCACAAGAATACCACACCAAATGGAGCATCTGCACATTCGATGCGGTCAGTCTTAGAGAATTTGAACCGTCGCCATTTCCAAGATAGCTGCCTAGTTGGGTCAGGTGGTGGATCTGTTGG ATATCTTGCACATGGTACAACAACTGATTACATGTATGACATTGCAAAGGTGCCAATGCCGTTCACCTTTGAG ATATATGGAGATGAGAAAGCATCTTCCGATGACTGCTTCAAAATGTTCAATCCTGTTGACAAGAAAACATTCGAC AGAGTTGTTAACAAGTGGTGCATGGCATTTCTCATTCTCTTCGAGGAAGGCCTGCGAAACCTGCGAGACGCGCAGATAGTGTCGCAAGGCACGCTGGAAAACTGGGTCCCAATTGGAGGAGACATCGTCGAGATAAATGTggagcggaagagcagcatccgtgaGAGGAGGAAGCTGGAAGGCCTCGACCTTGGAATGCAGGAGCTAAGGACATATTTCCGGCTATTCTTGCTGTCAACATTCCTGTTGATGTTCATGTTCTGCGCGCGGATATCAAAGAACAGAAACCGAGACTCAGGTAACTTGTTTGACCCTTGA